In Alnus glutinosa chromosome 7, dhAlnGlut1.1, whole genome shotgun sequence, the sequence acacataaaaataagcaaaaaaataactaaatttaaAAGTGGTTATGTGGTACGATTATTCCTTTAAATAACCATTAACaaactattattttataatcACTAACTGTAACCGTCTTTTCACCCATATTGTAAACTCAATAcgaattcaacaaaaaattagCCAAATAGAAATAAAAGGCCAAACTCATTTTATGTATATCAAATGgaagttgacatatataattttatacatatGCATGAATACTACTCAAATTTAAGAGGCTAAAACAAATTACCGTCTCAACTTAAGATGAGCCTCTTATTGCATTATTTAATGTGATAGCTCAAACCAAATATTGGAATCGTAATGCTTGCGCCATGTGAAccaatatagtatatacttcATTATTCCCGTTTTGTGTATTTGGTATTGTACTAAGCCAACTGATCGACCCGACCACCAACGGGCATTTCACATTTGTCATTGTCGCTCTCATCCTACGGTCGTGTACATCATAATACAATTGTAATTTGACAGAGAGTTGTGGTCTATGTCCATGAATGTTGAGCCAACTAAttaacacttttattttacCTACTCCTATGCTAACTAAACTCTCGTCCGCCCAGCtggttcaaattttaaatgCGGGTCCCATCGACGTCCACGTCATCATTAACTCTCTCGCCTACATCTTAGCCAATGGCCACAACTTTTTTCACCTCTTGGGTCTTCGAGGAATCACTTTGTCTTTATATGACTATACGTTTCCACCACCGGCAACCTTAGCCCTCCCACTATGTCCAACAGTTCTACCTCCCGGGTAATCTACCAGTTAACAATCTCTTAGAAACTCCACAGTCCACACGAAAACACACcacaaaaaaaacttttgtattTCCCTTTCGCCCCAACAACAGTTCGATAAAATATCCGCCATGATCGCTCTGAGCAAGCTCGGCTCGGCACTCACCGTGGTGTTTGCCGTCTCTGTCGTAGCCATACTCGCGCAGCTCTTCTGCGTGCTACGGAAGCGGAGAAGGATCCATCGGCAGAGCCTCTCCGGCGGGGAAAATTCTATCTACATCCCCTCAAAGGAGCTCTTCTACTTTTTCTGCTGGAAAAACCAGTCCCGCATCGAGCCCCAGGAAGCTCCATCTCCCTCTCCGCCTCTCTACACGGAAGAAACGACGGAGGTGGACGACGTTTTGAAGTGGCGGGGACTATACATGTACGGACAGTCTAGGTTTTTGTTTACGATCgaggaggaggagagagagGGTGTGGACTCTGAGAACTGCTCTTCTTCGGAGAAAGGAACGAAGAAATCGAAGAGGGTGATTACGGAGGAGCGCGTTGCAGTCGTTGGGGTGTCGAGTTCGTTGCCAGTGGTGGCCGTGACGGTCGATGTGGACGAAGCGACGCCGTTTTCGACGCCTTGTGCTTCGCCACCTTACTACACTCCTTTGCCTTCTCCTGCTCGCGAGATGGAATGTAGGACCTGAAATCTGACATGGCTGCGAAAATATCCCGATGAGGATGGTATTTCCGGCGATTAAAAGGTACTATTTGTTAGCCTAGCCGTTAACAAACAAGGCCGTAAATATTTCCGACCGCGGGACTTGTTTAACAGTTTTGTAATGTATACATCTATAGGCCTACGACCAAATAGGGGACAACCGCACAAAGCTCGTCCTTTtggttcatttttgtttttggtttcttttcagcatgcttttttttttttttactgctgAAATGATTAGTTTCACTGCTGCTCGTACAAAGTATTGCTGAAAAGCAAAAGTGTGAATAAATTTAGTAGCCGTTGGGGGGTCTGTTTGGATTGTGATTATTGTCGTGGAAATGAAAATTAGTGGGCCTTAACGACGGTGGCCCACGAGATTGTCCATAAATGCAAGGCTTCTTATCAGGGGACAAAGTCCGAGCCTAACAGAAGTCGATGGACCAAACAAgcacgaaataaataaataaattggctCTGCAGAGCCGTAACATGGATACTTATTTTTGCCTAAAGCCCATAACACGGATACTTATTAAGATGTTTTCATCTATACGGGCCTCTTAAGTAAGTAAGCTCAATTTGGATAGAGATTAAGTATTatttttaactatatatatatatatagactttctaaggaaaattttgaaaattgaagaagTAATGGCCCCGACTAAAACTTAGGTTATGTTTAATATACAAAATGGCTATTCTattagaaaatgaatagtttttattaataattgaaGAATGTggaatataatataattagtaTTAAAGTGATAAGCATCTAACATTTGTAGAAAGAGTTAGGTTCCGGAAAGATAGGTAGTGGTGGAGCCACGTTAATGCCAACAGGGGTTGTGGCCCCTgcaattgtttttaaaaaatattattttataagaaaatttgttaagtaattgaTCAACCTCACACTGAGCTCTCAGCAAGAGCTCGTCAAAATTGAGATCTTAACAAaacgagaaatgatataaatatatatccaCCAACTACGATTGATGTACAATGCTAAAGCATACTGTAGGAACCTCATAAATAGGGTTTCTATTAGAATACTAGACTTGGTAGTATCATTCACTGCTCACCCTGTTGCGAATTACCACAAAAATGGTATAAAGAGTACCGATAAATTTCAAATACGTGGTGGACAAGTTGATAAATGATCATCTAAAGAAATGTGGGTCTGAGACTGAATTCATTCAACTACcagttgattttaatttttttttttctgtctttcaAAGAGGGTAGCTTCTTGCAGTTCTTTTATCCCATCTTTTTTAATGGAGAAAACcgaattaaatttattatcttggTTACGCACTATCGAAAGATTAATCAGAAACTGTTTGATAAGAACTTGAAGCAGAACTGTATAGAACTAGGGCTACACAAcataaaagactaaacaaagAAGATCCCAAAGGGCATTTTACGTATAATACTTAAACACTCACCGGCTATTGATCCAAGAATAAAAAGTGACGAATATTATGGTGAAGTACCAAATTACATGAGAAATGTTTATATTTATTGCACTGACCACAACAAGGTATGtatgtaattttaatttgttcaacTAATATAATTCCACAAATTACACTAATGCATTttatattaatgcattttttttttcttttgcaatgTATTAAAAGAATCATTTCGAAGACTACTATGAGGATTGACTTAATAGGATATTTCCTTCAATATGCTTAAAACTTTTGGATTGTGTTATCAACAAGTTGCTTTTCACTCTATAATTAGAAAAGTTATGGTTTTAGGAATTATCATGGTGACAAAAAGGCTTTAACATTTGTAGAAAGAGTTAGGTTCGGGAAAGATAGGTAGTGGCGAAGCCACATTAACGCTAGCAGGGACCGTGGCCCCtgcaattgtttttctttttaaacaaaaaaaatatatattttataaaaaaatttgttaaataattGATTTACGCCCCCCACTGAGATCTAAACAAGAGCTCGTCAAAATTGAGATCTCAACAAaacgagaaatgatataaatacatattCACCTACTACAATTGATGCATAATGCTAAAGAATACTATGGGGACCTCCGTAATAGGGTTTCTATTAGAATACCAAACTTGGTGGTATCAAGTCTGATATTCTAATATAAAAGatcatttgaagaaaaaagtggGTGTGAGACTGAATTTATTCAATTGTACTACTGTAGTTGATTTAATGGAAAAAActgaattaaatttattacctTGGTTACACACTGTCGAAAGATTAATCAGAAATTGTTTGATAAAAACCTAAAGCAGAACTGTATAGAACTTGGGGTACACAACATAAAAGACTAGACCAAGTAGATCCCAGATGGCGTTTTATGTACAATACTGAAACAGTCACCGGCTATTGATCCAATAATAGAAAGCAACAAATATTATGATGAAATACTAAAATACATGAGACATGTTTATATTCGTTGCACTGACTACTGCAAAGTATgtatgtaattttaattttttcaattgatatAATTCCACAAATTATACTAATGCATTTTAtattaatggattttttttttttcttttgctatgTATTAAAAGAATCATTCTCAATACTACTATGAGGATTGGCTTAATATGATATTCCTTCAATATGCTCAAAGCTTCTAGATTGTGTTATTAACAAGTTGCTTTCACGTAATTTTCAAGGTTCTAATTTTCTTGCAATTCTAGAGCAACAAGGTATgggtttttcttcaaaaaattacatttaataaTGTAGGCGGCAGAGACAGTGGGTGTGGTAGAGTTTCTATATATTAGCTGTGGA encodes:
- the LOC133873830 gene encoding uncharacterized protein LOC133873830 — its product is MIALSKLGSALTVVFAVSVVAILAQLFCVLRKRRRIHRQSLSGGENSIYIPSKELFYFFCWKNQSRIEPQEAPSPSPPLYTEETTEVDDVLKWRGLYMYGQSRFLFTIEEEEREGVDSENCSSSEKGTKKSKRVITEERVAVVGVSSSLPVVAVTVDVDEATPFSTPCASPPYYTPLPSPAREMECRT